In Cryptococcus depauperatus CBS 7841 chromosome 4, complete sequence, a single window of DNA contains:
- a CDS encoding non-histone chromosomal protein 6 encodes MSHLYTMPKVSSKDSKKSAAEPKKRGSKKDKDPNKPKRALSAYMFFVQDYRERIKTENPEASFGDVGKLLGIKWKEMSDVEKKPYNDKAKADKERADKQNADYKADGKSKKSAAKDEESDEDDE; translated from the exons ATG TCGCATCTATACA CAATGCCCAAGGTCTCCAGCAAAGACTCAAAGAAATCCGCGGCTGAGCCCAAGAAACGTGGCTCaaagaaggacaaggatCCTAACAAGCCGAAGCG TGCCCTTTCGGCCTACATGTTTTTCGTCCAAGATTACCGAGAGCGGATCAAGACTGAAAACCCTGAGGCTTCTTTCGGTGACGTTGGGAAGCTGTTGGGTATaaagtggaaagagatgagtgatgttgaaaagaag CCTTACAACGATAAGGCCAAGGCTGATAAGGAGCGTGCCGACAAGCAAAACGCCGATTACAAGGCGGAcggcaaaagcaaaaagagtGCTGCTAAAGACGA AGAGTCTGATGAAGACGACGAGTAG
- a CDS encoding hydroxymethylglutaryl-CoA reductase (NADPH), translated as MLRQILVNLSSLAASAPIEAITTTFILATLAYFQLLHAIKGSQFFAIPSVSEPSRPAHFLRLANPHITPQHHYIRPSSPTDSSTTTWLAVQPTDGWQPVSAVDFRKIVEADALGERANIALVKQLVVDREDQDDAQAIEQWKEWLLDQVAVEADGRTYTYADLAFPDAPSPKLTPHPVHPLRSTITLYLLPPSRSMPTVPYLHKLARLPPYALPGSNATVSILSPSGASWSFLSLIDGVGLFSKLGEGLEAGEGSHAVQNMKWFAYAFRTFFGRDADSADIFVVLLGYGVMHGVFVNLFIGMRKLGSSFWIPIATLCSSTFAFLVALLLAYLLEVPIDPICLSEAIPFLVITIGFDKPYHLAKAVLQNPDIDPVPSSPALSPVPNDAVDQNKSLGLDLSQLHKELAPLERLQRLAEGKVKWVAPVAAKKIVVDAVKKEGVRIVRDYVVEILVLSIGAASGIGGLREFCFLAALIMAVDCIFLFTFYVSILSVMVEVHRIKLVRGNRRVKSVKRVSSSVSLVDTPSSTSRTTQNWWPRSSSSEREDGEGERENPVVRLKLLLIVSFLILHILNLCTTLTEQTAIKRHSTHSVTNLASIGTMFDLDSLNVASVLETLYKTCSDQDKDDVDWAVQVIPATRLLLSSVSTSKPLHTPYAPSSYAYRLSSFDHLMSEWTSLVGDPVLSKWIVVFFGISIMLNGYLLKGIALNNMGGKGPVAVAAQALVGIFDAERGRRESAIGGVGGRAPVNKERDGEVTPKVEGKKSSGADTNVPVIKEPQYPAFTFTDTTPTANSHFNDFPEAEPIDSNHNTLSHGRRPFNECVDIYAGGVGAHLLSDEEIVMLVQKGKIASYALEKAFKNNLARAVRIRRAVISRASLTRTLEESLLPMDGYNYSQVIGACCENVVGFMPLPLGIAGPLNIDGEVLHIPMATTEGTLVASTSRGCKALNAGGGVITFLTHDAMTRGPAIDFPSIVDAAKARLWIDSREGFHTLKEAFDSTSRFARLQTMECALAGRTLYVRFATQTGDAMGMNMISKGVEKSLEVLRQYFPTMHVLALSGNYCTDKKPAAINWIEGRGKSVVAEAIVPGETVKSVLKTTVEDLCNLNIKKNLIGSAMAGSIGGFNAHAANILTAMYLATGQDPAQNVESSNCITLMEPTNDGKDLLITVSMPSIEVGTVGGGTILSPQRAMLDLLGISGPHPTTPGANAQRLARIISAAVMAGELSLMAALAAGHLIKAHMKHNRSIPSTPGAVTPFGGMTPLRESQLIHGPPPKSPKELRIDGLPTPPSPRK; from the exons ATGCTGCGCCAGATCCTTGTGAATCTCTCTTCGCTCGCAGCTTCTGCTCCTATCGAGGCTATCACTACCACATTCATCCTCGCTACGCTCGCCTATTTTCAACTGTTGCACGCAATAAAAGGCTCGCAGTTTTTTGCCATCCCGTCCGTGTCTGAGCCGTCCCGTCCAGCTCATTTCCTTCGGCTGGCCAATCCCCACATCACCCCGCAACACCATTATATTCGACCATCGTCTCCCACAGACTCTTCGACAACCACCTGGTTGGCAGTCCAGCCCACCGATGGATGGCAGCCAGTGTCAGCGGTTGACTTTCGCAAGATTGTTGAAGCGGACGCCTTGGGAGAAAGGGCTAACATAGCGCTGGTAAAACAACTTGTGGTGGATCGCGAGGACCAAGATGATGCACAGGCCATTGAGCAGTGGAAAGAGTGGCTGTTGGATCAAGTCGCGGTCGAAGCGGACGGACGCACGTACACTTACGCCGACCTCGCATTTCCTGACGCTCCCAGTCCCAAGTTAACGCCTCATCCGGTCCATCCCTTACGGTCTACCATCACGCtctatcttcttccaccatcGCGCTCGATGCCTACAGTACCCTATCTCCATAAACTTGCACGCTTGCCCCCCTACGCTTTGCCTGGTAGCAATGCAACCGTTAGCATACTTTCTCCTTCAGGAGCTTCTTGGAGTTTCTTGTCTCTAATTGACGGCGTGGGGCTTTTCAGCAAATTGGGTGAGGGATTAGAAGCTGGAGAAGGCAGCCATGCGGTGCAAAACATGAAATGGTTTGCTTATGCCTTTCGTACTTTTTTCGGAAGA GATGCCGACTCGGCGGATATCTTCGTGGTTTTGCTGGGGTATGGAGTCATGCATGGCGTATTTGTCAATCTCTTTATCGGAATGCGCAAGCTTGGTTCATCGTTTTGGATCC CCATCGCAACTCTTTGCTCTTCCACATTTGCTTTCTTGGTGGCTCTTTTACTTGCGTATCTCCTCGAAGTCCCGATAGACCCAATATGTCTGTCCGAAGCCATCCCATTCCTTGTTATTACAATTGGTTTTGACAAACCCTATCATCTCGCTAAAGCAGTCTTGCAAAATCCCGATATCGACCCagttccttcttctcctgctCTCTCACCAGTTCCCAATGATGCAGTTGATCAGAACAAAAGCCTGGGTTTGGATTTGAGTCAATTGCATAAAGAACTTGCGCCACTTGAGAGACTTCAGCGGTTAGCAGAGGGCAAGGTAAAATGGGTTGCACCTGTAGCAGCAAAAAAAATAGTTGTCGATGCAGTGAAAAAGGAAGGCGTGAGGATCGTCAGGGATTATGTTGTGGAAATCCTAGTATTGAGTATAGGTGCTGCATCAGGCATAGGTGGACTGAGGGAGTTCTGTTTCCTCGCTGCGCTAATAATGGCTGTTGACTGTATATTCTTGTTCACATTCTATGTGTCTATTCTCTCCGTGATGGTGGAAGTACACAGAATCAAGCTCGTTCGTGGCAACCGTCGAGTCAAAAGCGTCAAGCGCGTTTCCTCTTCCGTTTCTCTGGTCGATACTCCATCATCTACGTCCAGAACCACTCAAAATTGGTGGCCTCGCAGCAGCAGTTCAGAGCGcgaggatggagaaggtGAACGCGAAAATCCTGTGGTTAGGCTCAAGCTGCTTTTGattgtttctttcctcaTTCTTCACATTCTCAACCTCTGTACCACACTTACCGAGCAAACAGCAATCAAGCGACATTCTACACATTCTGTTACAAATCTCGCGAGCATCGGAACGATGTTTGACCTTGATTCACTCAATGTGGCATCAGTCTTGGAAACCTTGTACAAAACATGCTCAGAtcaagataaagatgatgttgattgGGCTGTTCAAGTCATTCCTGCGACCCGACTCTTACTTTCTTCAGTGTCCACTTCAAAACCTTTGCACACACCATACGCCCCCTCCTCTTACGCATAtcgtctttcttcatttgaCCATTTAATGTCGGAATGGACAAGCCTCGTTGGTGACCCTGTACTCTCAAAGTGGATTGTTGTATTTTTCGGCATTAGTATCATGCTAAATGGTTATTTACTCAAGGGAATAGCGCTGAACAACATGGGAGGCAAAGGACCGGTTGCTGTCGCAGCACAAGCTTTGGTGGGTATTTTTGATGCTGAGCGAGGGCGCCGAGAAAGTGCGATTGGGGGTGTAGGAGGAAGAGCCCCAGtgaacaaagaaagagatggcgaGGTTACTCCTAAAGTtgaaggcaagaaaagCTCTGGAGCTGACACGAACGTCCCCGTCATTAAAGAGCCGCAATACCCGGCATTTACTTTCACTGATACGACGCCTACCGCTAACAGTCACTTCAATGACTTTCCTGAAGCTGAGCCTATTGACTCCAATCACAATACCCTTTCTCATGGCAGACGCCCTTTTAATGAATGTGTTGATATCTACGCGGGCGGGGTTGGTGCCCATCTTTTgtcagatgaagaaattgtTATGCTTGTTCAGAAAGGCAAAATAGCATCTTATGCACTTGAGAAGGCattcaagaacaacctTGCTCGTGCTGTTCGTATCCGCCGCGCTGTAATTTCACGAGCGTCCTTAACAAGGACACTAGAGGAGAGTCTTTTGCCAATGGACGGGTACAACTATTCTCAAGTGATAGGAGCATGTTGTGAAAACGTGGTTGGATTTATGCCCCTTCCTCTTGGTATTGCTGGACCGTTGAAtattgatggagaggtATTACACATACCCATGGCTACCACTGAAGGAACCCTTGTGGCTTCCACCAGTCGAGGATGCAAAGCTCTCAATGCTGGAGGTGGTGTTATCACCTTTCTTACGCATGACGCCATGACTCGTGGACCTGCCATTgattttccttcaatcGTCGATGCCGCGAAAGCCCGTCTTTGGATTGATTCTCGAGAAGGCTTCCATACTCTCAAAGAAGCATTTGACTCCACCTCTCGTTTTGCTCGTCTCCAAACCATGGAATGTGCTCTTGCTGGCCGAACGTTGTATGTCCGATTTGCAACTCAAACAGGCGACGCAATGGGTATGAATATGATCTCCAAAGGTGTAGAAAAATCTTTAGAAGTTCTTCGTCAGTATTTCCCGACGATGCACGTTCTTGCACTCTCCGGTAATTATTGTACGGACAAAAAGCCAGCTGCCATCAACTGGATAGAAGGTCGAGGCAAGTCAGTCGTTGCCGAGGCTATTGTACCGGGCGAGACAGTCAAGAGTGTGCTTAAGACAACTGTTGAAGATTTATGCAACCTAAATATCAAGAAGAACCTCATTGGAAGCGCAATGGCGGGAAGTATAGGAGGGTTCAATGCCCATGCTGCCAATATCTTGACT GCAATGTACCTTGCTACAGGTCAGGATCCGGCCCAAAATGTCGAAAGCTCTAATTGCATAACTTTGATGGAACC AACCAACGATGGTAAAGACCTCCTTATTACAGTGTCCATGCCTTCTATCGAAGTTGGAACTGTTGGAGGTGGTACCATCCTGTCCCCTCAACGGGCTATGCTTGATCTCCTTGGCATTTCAGGACCTCATCCAACCACACCAGGCGCCAACGCCCAACGTCTCGCTCGTATAATCAGTGCCGCTGTCATGGCCGGTGAATTGAGCTTAATGGCTGCATTAGCGGCAGGTCATTTGATCAAAGCACACATGAAGCATAACAGAAGTATACCTAGTACACCTGGTGCTGTAACTCCTTTTGGAGGAATGACGCCACTAAGAGAATCTCAACTGATTCATGGGCCACCACCCAAATCTCCCAAAGAGCTGAGGATAGACGGACTTCCAACTCCTCCTTCACCAAGGAAGTAA